The following coding sequences lie in one Primulina huaijiensis isolate GDHJ02 chromosome 2, ASM1229523v2, whole genome shotgun sequence genomic window:
- the LOC140956571 gene encoding uncharacterized protein: protein MGQASVQGGRGGYKWKGKEEYRGKAPAVPFESDKPLCPKCHKTHKGECLVGNNKCYRCGGVGHIAINCTQSSGKGRVQGRIFSLTKERINPDSSIISGTILISGKVATTFIDTGATHSFISDQFMHSLGLALIGEIVHFSIVLLSGDYIHSSSVIRACPVQVDEELLNADLIVIPMIESDVILGMDWLSTYRAVIDFVAKTVHFPLGHGDSKVFTGSGTSLGLSFISCLQMQRMLVKGCHGFLASVVDITREGRGNMSDIDIVRDYLDVFVDDVPGLPPDREVEFVIDIVPSTPPISKAPYQMAPTEMKELKSQLQELLDKGFIRPSSSPWGAPVLFVKKKDGSLRLCHIVFKEGIAVDPAKIEAVKKWPIPLTVVEQAFQVLKDKLTSAPVLALPQGAEDFVVYTDASKKGLGVVLMQRGKKELNMRQRRWLALVKDYDCTISYHPGKANVVAYVLSRKSGLQLGSMIPKPLLLDLQKSEIALVEEAKAEKKGNSEFGLNSDGMITFQGRICVPIGDTIRRDVLTEAHTAPYSVHPGGTKMYQDLRRLYLWPGMKKEIASFVSECLTCQQVKIEHQRPAGLLQSLCIPQWKWEHITMDFVVGLPRTQKGERKMLGPELVQQMVDVVAQTRQRMKTAQSRQTSYAHVRRRPLEFNVGDQVFVKIAPLTGVMRFGKKGKLSPRYIGPFEILDRIGERAYRLALPLDLDRVHNVFHVSMLRKYLSNPSHVLRHEALDLLPNLSYEEVPVQILDRKVKVLRNKEIGFVKVLWRNHVIEEATGKPEEEMRERYQDLF, encoded by the exons ATGGGTCAAGCTTCAGTTCAAGGAGGAAGAGGAGGATACAAGTGGAAAGGAAAGGAAGAATATCGCGGTAAAGCTCCTGCGGTGCCATTTGAATCAGATAAGCCTTTATGTCCTAAATGCCATAAAACACATAAAGGAGAGTGCTTAGTTGGAAACAACAAATGTTATAGATGTGGAGGTGTTGGGCACATTGCGATCAATTGCACTCAATCATCGGGCAAGGGCCGAGTTCAGGGGCGTATTTTCTCTTTGACCAAGGAAAGAATTAATCCTGATTCGTCAATCATTTCAGGTACCATTCTTATTTCAGGCAAGGTAGCTACTACTTTTATTGATACTGGCGCCACgcattcttttatatctgatCAATTTATGCATTCTCTGGGTCTTGCTCTTATTGGTGAAATTGTCCACTTTTCTATTGTGCTTCTTTCGGGAGATTATATTCATTCTTCAAGTGTGATTCGAGCGTGCCCTGTTCAAGTAGATGAGGAATTGTTGAATGCTGATTTGATTGTCATTCCCATGATTGAGTCTGatgttattttgggaatggattggttatctaCTTATCGAGCTGTGatagattttgtagccaagacAGTGCATTTTCCTCTAGGACATGGTGATAGCAAGGTCTTCACGGGGTCAGGTACTTCGCTTggcctttcttttatttcttgcttGCAAATGCAACGGATGTTGGTTAAGGGTTGTCATGGGTTTCTAGCATCGGTGGTTGATATAACTAGAGAAGGGAGGGGGAATATGAGCGACATTGATATTGTGAGGGATTATCTTGATGTTTTTGTGGATGATGTGCCGGGATTGCCACCGgatagagaggtggaatttGTTATTGATATTGTACCAAGTACCCCACCGATTTCTAAAGCCCCTTATCAAATGGCCccaactgaaatgaaagaattgaagagtCAATTGCAAGAGTTATTAGATAAAGGCTTTATAAGACCAAGTTCATCTCCATGGGgggcaccggtattatttgtgaagaagaaagatgggtcctTGAGACTGT GTCATATTGTTTTCAAGGAAGGAATTGCTGTGGATCCGGCTAAGATTGAAGCAGTcaagaagtggcctattccctTGACAGTTGTTGAG CAAGCATTTCAAGTATTGAAGGACAAATTGACTTCAGCTCCAGTGTTAGCACTTCCCCAGGGAGCTGAAGACTTTGTggtgtatacagatgcttcgaagAAAGGTCTCGGTGTTgtgttgatgcagcgaggcaaa AAAGaactgaacatgcgtcagagaaGGTGGTTAGcacttgtgaaggattatgattgcacTATCAGTTATCATCCAGGAAAAGCGAATGTGGTTGCTTATGTATTGAGCCGAAAGTCAGGTCTTCAATTGGGTTCTATGATTCCAAAGCCTCTATTGTTGGATTTGCAGAAAAGTGAGATCGCATTGGTTGAGGAAG CAAAGGCAGAGAAGAAGGGGAATTCTGAATTTGGATTGAACAGTGATGGCATGATTACATTTCAAGGTCGTATTTGTGTTCCTATTGGTGATACTATTCGTCGTGATGTTTTGACAGAAGCTCATACTGCACCTTATTCAGTACATCCTGGtggcaccaagatgtatcaagatctTCGTCGATTGTACttgtggccaggcatgaagaaaGAAATAGCATCATTTGTTTCTGAATGcttgacttgtcagcaggtaAAGATTGAGCACCAACGACCGGCGGGCTTGTTGCAATCCTTATGTATACCACAATGGAAGTGGGAACAcatcactatggattttgttgttgggttgccaagaACTCAGaagg gagaaaggaagatgttgggaCCCGAGTTGGTTCAACAAATGGTTGATGTGGTCGCACAGACTAGACAAAGAATGAAGACGGCTCAATCTCGACAGACAAGTTATGCACATGTTCGACGAAGACCTTTGGAGTTCAATGTAGGTGACCAAGTGTTCGTTAAAATAGCGCCCCTCACGGGAGTTATGAGGTTTGGAAAGAAAGGTAAGTTGAGTCCTCGTTatattggacctttcgagattCTTGATAGGATTGGTGAAAGAGCGTATCGATTGGCTTTGCCTCTGGATTTAGATCGAgttcacaatgttttccatgttTCAATGTTACGAAAGTATTTGTCCAATCCATCCCATGTTCTTCGACACGAAGCATTGGATCTTTTGCCTAATCTGAGTTATGAAGAAGTgccggttcaaattcttgaCCGCAAAGTGAAAGTGCTaagaaacaaagaaattggCTTTGTTAAagttctttggaggaatcatgtgattgaagaggctACAGGGAAACCGGAGGAAGAGATGAGAGAACGTTATCAAGATTTATTTTGA